AGATCTTTTTTGGGGTTATGAGCGGCAAAAAGGTTTTTTGATTGCTTCACCAGAAAAGGCGCTCGCGGATCAAATTTATCTTGTTTCGAAAGGGCTTCGTAAACTCGATTTTGACGAATTAGATCGGTCGTGTTTCAATCTAAGGTATTTTAAAAAAGTTGCGGCTAAGATTTCTTATGCTCCATTCCAAAAATGGGTTCAAAAATTATGCTGACTGAAGAGCAGCTTCAAAATCTTTCAAGACGGTTTCAAATCGATATTTTCTCGATTTTAAGAGAGTATCTTCAACTGCTTTTTTTGAAAATTTTTTATGAATTAAAAGGAAGTGAGAAGGTTTATTTTAAAGGAGGAACGGCTATTCATTTTCTTTATGGTTCATTCCGATTCTCAGAGGATTTAGATTTCACAATTTCCTCTCGGCTCATCCGTCTTCAAGATTTGCTGAAAGAGATGGTGGGTCGGATGTCCTATGAAATTCCAAGTCTTAAGCTTATCCAAAGGGATTCCCCTGAGGGAGGATTACATTAAAAGGAAAATGGAATGGTACAAGAAATCTTTTTCGATTTCTGATCTTGTGGACCGTGTGAATTTTTTTAAAGAAAAAAATATTAAAAGGGATCTTCAAAAATTTTTACCCAAAAATTACCGCCCTTTTTTGAAGGAATTAAAGGTGAAAACGCTTGCAAAATTAGATTTGATGATGCACGGCTAAATTTTTGTGAGCGCGATTTCATCTTTGATTTCGGTCAGGTTTATCCGATGGAGGGGTTGGAGGTTCGGGTAAACGGTCTCCTTTGTTGCTACCATCAAAAACCCCTGGTCTTTGATTCTTTCTATCTTCCAGACGATCTTGGATATTCTTTTTGGTTTCTTTTTGTGATATTCCAAGTTCATCTTTCCTTCGTTCGGTGGTTGGCCTAACTTCTTTCAAACGTTGAAGATCTTGCTCCACGGTTTTACTCACTCCCTTTTCTACCTGAATGTTTTCTTTATAGATATCTTTATGACTTTCTTCTAATCGACCTTTGATGGGAGGAATGTTTTTATTAGGCTCTTTTGAATTGTCTTCTAATCCCATTTCCATGCCATCCTTGAAATTGCAAAATTTGATGATTTGAGGGTTAGAAATGCATAAGTTACCGATGATATCTCCGAACGGTTTCATGGCCTCAAGCACTGTTTTCCCTCGAACTTCAAGAGAGGTGATGATGGAGCCATCTGAAAAATGTCGGATTTCAATTTGTTGGGCCCGCTGCACAATTTTTTCAAGGGCTGTTTTAATGGCCTCTTTTTGATCAAGATTTTCTAAATGGATGATTTCCTGTAAAGTTTTGAGCAATTGATTTCGGGCTTTTTCTTGCGCTTGTTTTAAAATGCTGATTCGAGTTTCTTCTCCAAATTTCAAATTGTATTCTGCCTCATTTAAAGGAAGAATACTCATTCCAAAATCCGCAAGGGCATGGTCACAGGAATTATTTAAATTGGCTAAATTAATTTCGCATTTAGCTTCGAAGCGGCCTTCTCGGTTTTGAGTGGAGCTAACGATGTTAGCTGAGGCCAGGACGTTATAAATTTTTGGAAGGAGGAAAGCATTTTCTTCCATTATTTGCCCTAGAGTTTGTCCTTCACGATCTGAAAGTTGTGAAATCATCTGGAGCAGTTTTTCGGTAGCTTGAATTTTTGCTTCTTCAGATGTTTCTCCTACTCCCAGGGCTTGAATCTGATGATCTTTTTCGTTTAACTTATCCTTGAATTTTTTAAAAGTCTCTTGAGGGAGAACGCCTTGACCCATTCCATCAATGTGAGCATTTTTCCATGGGGCGATTTTCATGCTCTGAAATTTTTGAATGATGGCGAGTACGTTTTCTTCTAGTAAACTGCTGATTCTGACTTTGTGATCAAGAACGGCCACGATCATTTCTTGAATCGTAGCATCAAAATTTACTGAGAAAACAGTCCCCTGAACTCCGGCTACGGCAACAGGCGTTGCCACGTTAAATTCAGTTTGGGCAGGGAGCTCGTCCAGTTTGGCCCAAAGCTCTCCCTGAAGTAAATTGAGACGGACTTCTTTTACGACGGAACCGTTCTTTTCAACCTCTTCGCCGAGTTTTTCGATTTTGACCCGTGCATTTTGTTTGACTCGGAAAAGATTTTTTTCGTCCAATTGAATGATGCAATAGCAATGAGCTCCTGTCAGGAGGGTGTCGGCAATAGAAACGGTGTCTCCAGCTTGAGCTTGTTTTTCAACTACCCCGGTCTCTATCTTGACTTGCCCTTGAAGGTCTTTGATTTTAGCTTGAAAAGATGCGTTCGCCAAAAAGGGGAAGAAGAGGTTGTTTACAAAGAGCGCTATCAACCATAAAGTTTTTTTCATTCTTTTTACCTTTCTTAAAACAGGATCTATAATCTTTTTAAAAATGAATGGGGCGAATTATAGCACTTTTTAAGGACTTTTCTTGCATTTTTTTTGTGAATTTTTGTTATGATTATTTTTATTCAATGGATAACAATAGTCCACAGTCGATAGTCGATGGTCGACAGCTTTGAAGGGATCGTTTATTTCTATGGACTGTGGACCGTGGACGTATAGATCACTTTTTGTTATTGGACCCTGATAACAAGAAAGCGAATTAAATCTAACAACTAACAGAATGGGGATTGATCTTAATGAAAGTTCTCGAAAGAAATTCTAAAGCTTTTAAGGAATGGGCTGTCGTGGTAGATGCTTTAGGACAGGGGCAGCAAGTGGTGATTTTTAGAAAAGGGGGGCTTGAGGAAGGATCGGGAGGTTTTGAGATTGAAAATCGGGAGTTCTTTCTTTTTCCGACCTATGAACATCAGAAAAGGCAAGAGCTAATCCCTTCCGTTCATTCTCGTCTAGAGGAAATCATTCTTCATCGACCTAAAGATCAATTTATTCATCTTCAGTATTATGCGACCATTCAATCTGTTTTTAAAATCACGGATGTGAAAGTTTTGAGGCCCTTAGAAGGACATCACATTTGGACCCAGTCCCTTTTAGAAGAGCGATTTTCTTGGGGGAAGAAAAAGGGTCTTTTCGCCCTTATTTTGAGGGTTTTTAAGCTGCCTCATGAAATTTCTCTTCCGAATCGGTCAGATTTTGGGGGATGCCGATCTTGGATCGATTTTGGGGAAAATTTTTCAACCGAGGGAGTTCCGGTATTGTCGAATCCAGAATTTCATCAGAAAAAACATACCATTGAAAAGCTTT
This window of the Chlamydiota bacterium genome carries:
- a CDS encoding nucleotidyl transferase AbiEii/AbiGii toxin family protein, whose amino-acid sequence is MGSKIMLTEEQLQNLSRRFQIDIFSILREYLQLLFLKIFYELKGSEKVYFKGGTAIHFLYGSFRFSEDLDFTISSRLIRLQDLLKEMVGRMSYEIPSLKLIQRDSPEGGLH
- a CDS encoding FecR domain-containing protein — protein: MKKTLWLIALFVNNLFFPFLANASFQAKIKDLQGQVKIETGVVEKQAQAGDTVSIADTLLTGAHCYCIIQLDEKNLFRVKQNARVKIEKLGEEVEKNGSVVKEVRLNLLQGELWAKLDELPAQTEFNVATPVAVAGVQGTVFSVNFDATIQEMIVAVLDHKVRISSLLEENVLAIIQKFQSMKIAPWKNAHIDGMGQGVLPQETFKKFKDKLNEKDHQIQALGVGETSEEAKIQATEKLLQMISQLSDREGQTLGQIMEENAFLLPKIYNVLASANIVSSTQNREGRFEAKCEINLANLNNSCDHALADFGMSILPLNEAEYNLKFGEETRISILKQAQEKARNQLLKTLQEIIHLENLDQKEAIKTALEKIVQRAQQIEIRHFSDGSIITSLEVRGKTVLEAMKPFGDIIGNLCISNPQIIKFCNFKDGMEMGLEDNSKEPNKNIPPIKGRLEESHKDIYKENIQVEKGVSKTVEQDLQRLKEVRPTTERRKDELGISQKETKKNIQDRLEDRKNQRPGVFDGSNKGDRLPEPPTPPSDKPDRNQR
- a CDS encoding DUF1802 family protein; translated protein: MKVLERNSKAFKEWAVVVDALGQGQQVVIFRKGGLEEGSGGFEIENREFFLFPTYEHQKRQELIPSVHSRLEEIILHRPKDQFIHLQYYATIQSVFKITDVKVLRPLEGHHIWTQSLLEERFSWGKKKGLFALILRVFKLPHEISLPNRSDFGGCRSWIDFGENFSTEGVPVLSNPEFHQKKHTIEKLLQ